The Chlorocebus sabaeus isolate Y175 chromosome 1, mChlSab1.0.hap1, whole genome shotgun sequence genome includes a region encoding these proteins:
- the OR52K1 gene encoding olfactory receptor 52K1 isoform X2, whose amino-acid sequence MAGKGIPGLEHLHVWISIPFCFAYTLALLGNCTLLFIIRADAALHEPMYLFLAMLATIDLVLSSTTLPKMLAIFWFRDREISFFACLVQMFFLHSFSIMESAVLLAMAFDRYVAICKPLHYTTVLTRSLITKIGMAAVVRAVTLTTPLPFLLRHFHYCRGPVIAHCYCEHMAVVRLVCGDTSFNNIYGIAVAMFIVVLDLLFVILSYVFILQAVLQLASQEARYKAFGTCVSHIGAILSTYTPVVISSVMHRVARRAAPHVHILLAIFYLLFPPMINPIIYGVKTKQIRDYMLSLFQRKNM is encoded by the exons ATGGCAGGGAAAG GAATTCCTGGTTTGGAACACCTGCATGTCTGGATCTCCATCCCCTTCTGCTTTGCTTATACTCTGGCCCTGCTGGGAAACTGTACCCTTCTCTTCATTATCCGGGCTGATGCAGCCCTCCATGAGCCCATGTATCTCTTTCTGGCCATGTTGGCAACCATTGACTTGGTTCTTTCTTCTACAACGCTGCCCAAAATGCTTGCCATATTCTGGTTCAGGGATCGGGAGATCAGCTTCTTTGCCTGTCTGGTCCAGATGTTCTTCCTTCACTCCTTCTCCATCATGGAGTCAGCAGTGCTGCTGGCCATGGCCTTTGACCGCtatgtggccatctgcaagccactGCACTATACCACAGTCCTGACTAGGTCCCTCATCACCAAGATTGGCATGGCTGCTGTGGTCCGGGCTGTGACACTAACGACTCCACTCCCCTTCCTGCTGAGACACTTCCACTACTGCCGAGGCCCAGTGATTGCCCATTGCTACTGTGAACACATGGCTGTGGTGAGGCTGGTGTGTGGGGACACCAGCTTCAACAATATCTATGGCATTGCTGTGGCCATGTTTATTGTGGTGTTGGACCTGCTCTTTGTTATCCTGTCTTATGTTTTCATCCTTCAGGCAGTTCTCCAGCTTGCCTCTCAGGAGGCCCGCTACAAGGCATTTGGGACATGCGTGTCTCACATAGGTGCCATCCTGTCCACCTACACTCCGGTAGTCATCTCTTCAGTTATGCACCGTGTAGCCCGCCGTGCTGCCCCTCACGTCCACATACTCCTTGCTATTTTCTATCTCCTTTTCCCACCCATGATCAATCCTATCATCTATGGAGTCAAGACCAAGCAGATTCGTGATTATATGCTCAGTCTATTCCAGAGAAAGAACATGTAG
- the OR52K1 gene encoding olfactory receptor 52K1 isoform X1, whose translation MLPSNITSTHPATFLLVGIPGLEHLHVWISIPFCFAYTLALLGNCTLLFIIRADAALHEPMYLFLAMLATIDLVLSSTTLPKMLAIFWFRDREISFFACLVQMFFLHSFSIMESAVLLAMAFDRYVAICKPLHYTTVLTRSLITKIGMAAVVRAVTLTTPLPFLLRHFHYCRGPVIAHCYCEHMAVVRLVCGDTSFNNIYGIAVAMFIVVLDLLFVILSYVFILQAVLQLASQEARYKAFGTCVSHIGAILSTYTPVVISSVMHRVARRAAPHVHILLAIFYLLFPPMINPIIYGVKTKQIRDYMLSLFQRKNM comes from the coding sequence ATGCTTCCCTCTAATATCACCTCAACACATCCAGCTACCTTTTTGTTGGTAGGAATTCCTGGTTTGGAACACCTGCATGTCTGGATCTCCATCCCCTTCTGCTTTGCTTATACTCTGGCCCTGCTGGGAAACTGTACCCTTCTCTTCATTATCCGGGCTGATGCAGCCCTCCATGAGCCCATGTATCTCTTTCTGGCCATGTTGGCAACCATTGACTTGGTTCTTTCTTCTACAACGCTGCCCAAAATGCTTGCCATATTCTGGTTCAGGGATCGGGAGATCAGCTTCTTTGCCTGTCTGGTCCAGATGTTCTTCCTTCACTCCTTCTCCATCATGGAGTCAGCAGTGCTGCTGGCCATGGCCTTTGACCGCtatgtggccatctgcaagccactGCACTATACCACAGTCCTGACTAGGTCCCTCATCACCAAGATTGGCATGGCTGCTGTGGTCCGGGCTGTGACACTAACGACTCCACTCCCCTTCCTGCTGAGACACTTCCACTACTGCCGAGGCCCAGTGATTGCCCATTGCTACTGTGAACACATGGCTGTGGTGAGGCTGGTGTGTGGGGACACCAGCTTCAACAATATCTATGGCATTGCTGTGGCCATGTTTATTGTGGTGTTGGACCTGCTCTTTGTTATCCTGTCTTATGTTTTCATCCTTCAGGCAGTTCTCCAGCTTGCCTCTCAGGAGGCCCGCTACAAGGCATTTGGGACATGCGTGTCTCACATAGGTGCCATCCTGTCCACCTACACTCCGGTAGTCATCTCTTCAGTTATGCACCGTGTAGCCCGCCGTGCTGCCCCTCACGTCCACATACTCCTTGCTATTTTCTATCTCCTTTTCCCACCCATGATCAATCCTATCATCTATGGAGTCAAGACCAAGCAGATTCGTGATTATATGCTCAGTCTATTCCAGAGAAAGAACATGTAG